A region from the Flavobacteriales bacterium genome encodes:
- the rimM gene encoding ribosome maturation factor RimM (Essential for efficient processing of 16S rRNA): MKKDDCFELGIITKIHSFKGEVILFLDTDRPQNYYNIEHLFLEINKQLVPFFIEKRKVQKTQSLRVKFEGINTEDEALSITNKKAFLPLSSLPQLNDDQFYYHEIIGFTITDAQNKVVGQIIEVIDNSANRLVSVSINNKEALLPFNDNHILKVDKPNQTIQLEIPEGLLELYQ, from the coding sequence ATGAAAAAAGACGATTGTTTTGAATTAGGAATCATCACTAAAATACATAGTTTTAAAGGAGAAGTCATTTTATTTTTAGACACTGATCGACCTCAGAACTATTATAATATCGAACACCTTTTTCTAGAAATAAATAAACAATTAGTTCCTTTTTTTATAGAAAAAAGAAAAGTTCAAAAAACACAAAGCCTTCGTGTAAAATTTGAGGGAATAAACACAGAAGATGAAGCTTTAAGTATTACCAATAAAAAAGCTTTCTTACCGCTAAGTTCTCTCCCACAGTTGAATGATGACCAATTTTACTACCACGAGATTATTGGCTTTACAATTACTGATGCACAAAATAAAGTTGTGGGTCAAATTATTGAGGTAATAGACAACTCAGCCAATAGATTAGTCTCTGTTTCTATTAACAACAAAGAAGCATTACTCCCTTTTAATGACAACCACATTTTAAAAGTAGATAAACCTAACCAAACCATTCAGTTAGAGATTCCTGAGGGGCTTTTAGAACTTTATCAATAA